The proteins below are encoded in one region of Aeromonas jandaei:
- a CDS encoding DUF1176 domain-containing protein — protein sequence MLISTLLATILATQPEALYFAHKDWEIACDNTRTCRAAGYSAESGGLSVLLTREAGAKGTLHAELAIAEVDGQAPAAPADGLITLRINGEVLGTVKERTPFSQPQIAALVRAIKGTGKVVFEWSKHQEQLSGAGAYAVFLKMDDFQGRLNTSTALTKQGPLPTTSIPPALTAPVIHAGAVAAGNLSRPLTKPEQQSIGKWLKLQVDKDTCPMVNENSEGGMLYPLNQERALVQLPCWLAAYNDGSAFIVIDTNLDTASATLISTDANGYGMGELSASHKGRGIGDCFSFESWVWDGKTFVQSEQSTTGSCRMIALGGTWHLPTLTSKVVKAQ from the coding sequence ATGCTTATATCTACCCTCTTGGCCACCATACTGGCCACACAACCCGAAGCCCTATATTTTGCCCATAAAGACTGGGAGATCGCCTGCGACAATACACGTACATGCCGAGCCGCAGGTTATAGCGCAGAATCAGGGGGACTCTCGGTTTTGCTCACCCGAGAGGCTGGTGCCAAAGGCACATTGCATGCAGAGCTTGCCATCGCAGAAGTTGATGGACAGGCACCGGCAGCCCCCGCTGATGGTTTGATCACACTGCGCATCAATGGTGAAGTGCTTGGCACCGTAAAAGAGCGGACTCCGTTCAGCCAGCCCCAAATCGCAGCACTCGTCCGAGCGATCAAGGGGACTGGCAAAGTGGTATTTGAATGGAGCAAGCATCAGGAACAGCTATCCGGCGCCGGAGCCTATGCCGTTTTTCTCAAAATGGATGATTTCCAAGGCCGCCTCAATACCAGTACAGCCCTGACCAAACAGGGCCCATTACCCACCACATCCATTCCTCCTGCCTTGACGGCTCCCGTGATCCACGCTGGCGCCGTAGCCGCAGGCAACCTCTCCCGCCCGCTCACCAAGCCGGAACAACAGAGCATTGGCAAGTGGCTGAAGCTGCAAGTCGATAAAGACACCTGTCCCATGGTCAACGAAAATTCAGAGGGTGGCATGCTTTATCCCCTGAACCAAGAACGAGCCTTGGTTCAGCTACCCTGCTGGCTCGCAGCTTACAACGACGGTTCCGCCTTCATTGTGATTGACACGAATCTTGATACCGCCAGTGCGACCCTCATCAGTACTGATGCAAACGGTTATGGAATGGGTGAACTGAGTGCCTCACATAAAGGAAGAGGGATAGGAGATTGTTTTTCTTTCGAAAGCTGGGTGTGGGATGGCAAAACCTTCGTGCAGAGTGAGCAAAGCACTACCGGAAGCTGCCGCATGATTGCACTGGGGGGAACCTGGCATCTACCGACCCTGACCAGCAAGGTAGTCAAAGCACAGTAA